Proteins co-encoded in one Scylla paramamosain isolate STU-SP2022 unplaced genomic scaffold, ASM3559412v1 Contig4, whole genome shotgun sequence genomic window:
- the LOC135096487 gene encoding gastrula zinc finger protein XlCGF57.1-like: MEGARPGSSSSSSSSSNSLEQQASPGWRTYTCDHCGKVCSTKAAIARHVLSHASKTRLRGRSGPAEHTATHTGGRNHKCDLCGKTFVWKSHLASHILTHTGERKFQCLECGKRFTQESHLNRHILIHTGERKFQCLECGKRFTQESHLNTHILTHTGERKFQCLECGKRFTRKGSLNTHILTHTGERKFQCLECMKKFTQKSDLNTHILIHTGERKFQCLECGKRFINKSNLNKHILIHTGERKFQCLECGKRFIHKNHLNRHILTHTGERKFQCLECGKRFIHKNHLNRHILTHTGERKFQCLECGKRFTRKGSLNTHILTHTGERKFQCLECMKKFTQKSDLNTHILTHTGERKFQCLECGKRFTRKGSLNTHILTHTGERKFQCLECGKRFTQKCTLDSHILTHTGERKFQCLECGKRFTRKGSLNTHILTHTGERKFQCLECGKRFTRKGTLERHILTHTGKKRKQPK; this comes from the coding sequence ATGGAGGGTGCGaggccaggcagcagcagcagcagcagcagcagtagtaacagcctGGAGCAGCAGGCAAGCCCAGGCTGGAGGACCTACACTTGTGACCACTGCGGCAAAGTGTGCTCCACCAAGGCTGCCATTGCCAGACACGTCCTCTCCCATGCCAGCAAGACAAGGctgagaggcaggagtggccCCGCTGAACACACTGCCACCCACACTGGTGGCAGGAACCACAAGTGTGACCTCTGCGGGAAGACATTTGTCTGGAAGAGTCATCTTgcctcacacatcctcacccacactggggagagaaagttccagtgcctggagtgtgggaaaagatttacccaggaGAGTCATCttaacagacacatcctcatccacactggggagagaaagttccagtgcctggagtgtgggaaaagatttacccaggagagtcatcttaacacacacatcctcacccacactggggagagaaagttccagtgcctggagtgtgggaaaagatttacccggaagggttcccttaacacacacatcctcacccacactggggagagaaagttccagtgcctggagtgtatGAAAAAATTTACCCAGAAAAGtgatcttaacacacacatcctcatccacactggggagagaaagttccagtgcctggagtgtgggaaaagatttatcaACAAAAGTAATCTTAACAAACACATCCTCatccacactggggagagaaagttccaatgcctggagtgtgggaaaagatttatccaCAAAAATCATCttaacagacacatcctcacccacactggggagagaaagttccagtgcctggagtgtgggaaaagatttatccaCAAAAATCATCttaacagacacatcctcacccacactggggagagaaagttccagtgcctggagtgtgggaaaagatttacccggaagggttcccttaacacacacatcctcacccacactggggagagaaagttccagtgcctggagtgtatGAAAAAATTTACCCAGAAAAGtgatcttaacacacacatcctcacccacactggggagagaaagttccagtgcctggagtgtgggaaaagatttacccggaagggttcccttaacacacacatcctcacccacactggggagagaaagttccagtgcctggagtgtgggaaaagatttacccagaagTGTACTCTTGACAgtcacatcctcacccacactggggagagaaagttccagtgcctggagtgtgggaaaagatttacccggaagggttcccttaacacacacatcctcacccacactggggagagaaagttccagtgcctggagtgtgggaaaagatttacccggaaGGGTACTCTTGagagacacatcctcacccacactggaaagaagagaaaacagccaAAATAA